Proteins from a single region of Proteiniborus ethanoligenes:
- a CDS encoding metal ABC transporter permease: MSPQLEIQIIAVIVAIACSLPGVFLVLRKMSMMTDAITHTILLGVVIAFFIVHSLTSPFLIVGAALMGVLTVFLTEMLNSTRLVSEDSAIGIVFPLLFSIAIIIISKYAGSVHLDTDSVLLGELAFAPFNRMKIFGIDIGVKAIYSMGFILIMNILFIIIFFKELKIVTFDPSLAAVLGFSPFMIHYSLMTIVSITAVGAFESVGSILVIAFMIGPPVTAYLLTDNLKSMIILSAFIGGINGVLGYQLASLLDVSIAGSMAVMTGIMFLIVFIFAPVRGILTTFKRRKSQKRDFAEKSLIFHLYNHEGDKNESIECGINTIQEHMHWSEDFLDSTINKLIKEEKIYIHDHVIKLTDFGRQYAIKSYEEIFTGNI, from the coding sequence ATGTCCCCACAATTAGAAATTCAAATTATTGCAGTAATAGTGGCAATAGCTTGCTCTCTTCCAGGTGTATTCTTGGTTTTAAGGAAAATGTCTATGATGACAGATGCTATAACACATACGATTTTACTAGGTGTTGTAATTGCATTTTTCATTGTTCACAGCCTAACCTCTCCATTTCTAATAGTAGGAGCTGCTCTTATGGGGGTGCTAACTGTGTTTTTGACTGAAATGCTTAACAGTACAAGATTAGTATCCGAGGATTCAGCTATAGGCATAGTATTTCCGTTGCTTTTTAGTATAGCTATAATAATAATATCTAAGTATGCAGGCTCAGTTCATTTAGATACAGATTCTGTTTTGTTAGGGGAGCTTGCATTTGCTCCCTTTAATCGTATGAAGATATTTGGAATTGATATAGGAGTAAAGGCTATTTATTCAATGGGATTTATACTTATTATGAATATTTTATTCATAATAATATTCTTTAAGGAGCTTAAGATAGTAACCTTTGATCCTTCGCTTGCAGCTGTTTTAGGATTTTCACCTTTTATGATACATTATAGCTTAATGACTATTGTATCAATAACTGCTGTAGGAGCTTTTGAATCAGTAGGCTCTATATTAGTTATTGCATTTATGATTGGGCCTCCAGTTACTGCATATCTTCTTACGGATAATTTAAAAAGTATGATTATATTAAGTGCATTTATTGGAGGAATAAATGGTGTACTAGGTTATCAACTTGCTTCTCTATTAGATGTTTCAATTGCTGGCTCAATGGCGGTTATGACAGGAATAATGTTTTTAATAGTGTTTATATTTGCACCTGTAAGAGGCATATTAACTACATTTAAGAGACGAAAATCACAAAAAAGGGATTTCGCTGAAAAATCTCTAATATTTCATTTATATAATCATGAAGGGGATAAAAATGAATCTATAGAATGTGGAATAAATACTATTCAAGAGCATATGCATTGGAGTGAAGATTTTTTAGATTCAACAATCAATAAGCTTATCAAGGAAGAGAAAATTTACATCCATGATCATGTAATTAAGCTAACGGATTTTGGACGACAATATGCAATAAAAAGCTATGAGGAGATTTTCACAGGAAATATCTAG
- a CDS encoding YerC/YecD family TrpR-related protein, with amino-acid sequence MEYRSKIKDKQLDELFEAILKLENIEECYRFFEDICTINELKSISQRLEVAKLLRQEKTYNEIEDETGASTATISRINRALNYGAEGYSLILDRLGYNKK; translated from the coding sequence GTGGAGTATAGATCAAAGATTAAGGACAAGCAATTAGATGAGCTGTTTGAAGCTATATTGAAGCTTGAAAATATTGAGGAATGCTATAGATTTTTTGAGGATATATGCACAATAAATGAGCTTAAATCAATTAGTCAAAGACTAGAAGTAGCAAAATTATTAAGACAAGAGAAAACCTATAATGAAATTGAAGATGAGACAGGAGCAAGTACTGCAACTATAAGTAGAATAAATAGAGCTCTAAACTATGGAGCAGAGGGATATAGTCTAATATTGGATAGATTAGGATACAATAAAAAATAA